tagACCGTACTGTCCCTGCTGCAGCATTTTCAGCCCTGCCACTGTCGCATGAACGCCATGGACAGCAGGTAAACAAacaggcatggctgtgttccaacacAACGTTATAAGAACAGCCACAGGGTTCCATTTGTCCTTCTGGCTGGAGTTTGAGGGCCCACGTTTTAAATTTCATCTCACTGAGATGTCATGAAAAATCAAATCCTTAAGGTGACTTAtacacataataggtgctcagaaACGGCACCTATAATTAACTCAAGAGTTTTTAAACCATACATTACAGAAACTATTTGTGAGAGATTATTTCTCGTCCATCTCCTTCCCTTCATGGAGGATTGCATTTAagtcatctcttctcttttagtgCTGCTCTCTTCTTAGCATATAAGTACACTCTGCAGCCACTTTTCCCAAAATACTAAACATGCTGTGGAGCACTGTCCTCCTCTGAAATCATGTCACTGTGCTAAGTGATGGCAGTCAGCAGTGTCTGGCtcataaagatgctcaataaaatgGATTTTGATTTTCATGATTTCAGTTCATTCATTCCATTACAACATCATTGGGTAAGTACTACATTTGCAATGATGCACTATATGATCTTGTAGTTTTAAGTGTAGGAGGATAAGAAGAGCTTCACTCCTCCAGAATTTTCATCTGTCTCTAAATATAATTAAACCAGACATGTGCAGATTTTCAGTCCTTGTCCACCTGTTATAGCTGGGTCACTCCTTGGGTTCTGTTTTGACTCATGGTCAATTGCTGCTTGTGTATTTTACTAAGCTACTGTCATAGCTTTGGCACTCAATGAAATGTTTGTTCAAAGAACATATATGACCTCCTAGGGCGAAATAATCTTATGTGGCTGCCCATCTTTGCTCATGGTGTTagctctgctctctctcctctccctccttctctgtcaCCCTTGCCAGACTAGGAGCCCCAAGGACTATGCAGTAGTCACCAATGTATTGCCAAGCACCTAGCAAGGCCTGGCATACAGCAGTGTTCAGTTAGTGCAATCAGCAAgtgtttgaatgaatgagtgaataaatgaacgaatGCATACACAAATATTGTTTGATCATCCATTTCATCAGATCATTGCCTTTTGCCTAAGAGGTTCAGAAGTGATTTTAGCATCAGTGAATTGATTGTGTGCCGGGAGCACATTTTCAGTGATCGTTCATAGtatgtctttaaaaagaaaaactgaatcttgagtaaaattttctacattATTAAAGAACCAGTGACAAAAAGCAGATTGTCAGCAGTTTTCACATGTCCATGAAGCAGAGGGGTCTGAATCTAAATGAGGCACTTCTATAGCTTGGCAGATCTTTAGCCTGATTTCAAAAGCGGTGTTTGTGTGACCCAGGCCTGTTGGTTTGCTGGATGACAAATGAATTTGACAGTAGAATTAGTCTTATAGGGCTTTATGGTGGTGGttgtttactttgaaaaattaaatcgATGGGTTTTCAACCAAGTTAAATGAGTAGTTTGGCATCAAAGAAATACTACCTTGGACCTTTGAAAAATCTTGCACATTTCTCAGCATTTGACAGCAAGAGCCAGATCAAGAAACCAAGCCCATGCTGGGGGTGGAGAGTGTAACAACTTCTCTTATTACTTAATTAGTACCTCCCATGTGCAAGTATATGATCTATGTATAACTCTAAGGTAGTCAGACTCGATCAGTAATTCAGAGCAGGGAGCAAATTTTTCCCCTGGGAGGACTTTTTGGTTGTCATATGTTGGAAGTGGGGGTGGGCATCTAATCAGTAGAGAGCCAGGATGATCTGAAACATCCCATGGTGCACAGGacagggccccctcccctcagcaaAGAATTACTACCCCCAAAATGTCAGCAGGGAACGAAGTTGAGAAAGTTTGACACCTGAGGTTCCTTTGCAGCTCAAATTCTGAGATTTTAGGAAATTAGATTCTGTATgtgaaagaattttataaatcGCAAAACACTGCATAAATTCAAGCTGCTATTATGATACAAGTCATCgctgtttctccttctctttctcctccctggcATCGGTCTGCCAGTCAGCCTTTCATCCTCACCAGATCCCTGGAAGGTGTAGGTCACAGGAGCCCAGACAAGGGGTGAAACGAGATGCCATCCTTCTGCTAGTTCACAGTTTGGGAAAACCTTAatccaggaggcagaggtggcCAAATTTGCGGGGTTCATTTTTTTCAGCACTACCCCATCAACCTGTTgagaaaaaatatgtgtgtaatGCTTATTTAAAGGGAACCAGATAACAGATTCCCAGTGGTATTTGTGTACTGCCAAACCCCCACTGAAAACTCCCCTGTGCCTCTCCTTTTGGGCAGGTGATTTTACCTTCTCCTGGTGCACAGCCAGGGCCCTGGGAACCCACAGCCAAATGCCTCATTTTCAGGGATGTGTTGATAGAAATGCCTGAGAAAAGTGAGCCTCATGGCTTTGCATATGTTTATCAAACAGTCATTCACTGAATGATGTCCTTTGCTATAACAAAATCTGACTCTTGAAGTGTCATTAAGAATGAACTCTTCTCAGATTAGCCAGGAACTGACAGAAGGTGTGGCCTAGGATGTCATTATTCTAGTGCCTCCTGAGCTTTTCAGGATTCCCCCTAAATGGAAGGGAGTCATGGGAGGATTTTTGTGTGTCCCAGACACCATGCCTGCAAATAGCTGAAGGTTGTCGGCtgagatagaaagaaaaagagcgCAGTTCCGGTCTTCAGCTTATTGTTTGGGCCCACAGGTAAATTCCAGGTCTTCTGCCTCCATTTTGTTAGAACTCCTTTCAACATGTTCACAGCCCGAGGTAACAGAAATGTCCCCATCCCAGAGCCTGCCGGTGGGGGCAGTGTTCTCTCTGCTGTTTACTCTAGTGGGCGGTGGTAACTTGGCGCAGGGCAGTAAGATAACCGCTCTGGGTGAGGCCAAACCTTGGAAACGTTTTGCAGAAGCTGATCTTTGATTCTTTCCCCCCTGACGTGTAGCATTAAATGCCATTTAATCCTGGAACCAGTCCTCTGAAATGGGTGGTTTTATTACTAAAACCATCTTAGAGATGTGGACCTGGAGCCTCATATGACACACCTAGTAAGTCTTGATCTGAACTCCAAAGTCTTCGCTTTTAACCAATATGGGAAGTATTTTATGTACCTGTACATTCTGTATGCTAGGTTGTGACTAAGAAGTGACTGTTAGTAAAGACAAACATTTTATGGTATACATAAAGGACACAGAAGTAGAAATCTAACTGTACACAGAGACAGAATTACCTCTTGGATAAATACATTCTAAAACCTTCCAACTGAATTAAATTCCAGCTAGTGCTGGAAGACACTGCTTGACACTGCATATTATCTTCAAACTGCAATGTGTCTGTTGGTCAGCAAATAAAACTCTCCGAAGAATTCCAAATTGCACATTAATctcacacacgcacgcacgcacgcacacacgcacacacgcacccAGAGCTGTGAACCAAAGTTAACTGTTGGTCTGCATAATTCTAGAGTAAACTCATGTCTGTTTTTGATCCTAGGTAAAGACTGGTTGGTACACATTGTAAATATTTCCCAGTACAGACTTATCCCTTGCCCTCTAAAATTGCCCAGTTCAAAGTTAAAATCCTACTGAAAGGTACTCTGAGCCAGTACTAAGAAGAGGATTCAAATCCTTGAGGATTTCTGTTCTAAGTCTGAGTTAACcctgaaatattattttacccCAACAAGCTCAAACTCGACCTaaaacaaagacaacaaaaatTCTAGCTAATAGTTCAGAATAATAATAGCTTGACTTGAAAGtattttcctctgttttataTGCCAAagagtgaataaatgatttgtttcgAATAGATTGCCATGTTTGTTTAATGCTAGCAGCCTTCAGTGAAGACTAATGCGTTTTTAGCGTGCGCAAGAATGGCTCCGTGTTGGGAGGGTCCTGCCCCGGGGGAACTGGCATCCAGGTAGATGACTGGACTTTTTGAATCCAGTGCAGCAAGTCTCTTCAGGTTCTTCCTGGAAGAGCCTCTGCAAACTGCTTTAGCCAAGGGTTAGGTGAGAAATAGGTTTACACTTGGATGCCTGAGCTGTATCACCAGTGGAGAATCACCCTGCCAGACAGCTTACCTGCTATGAACGGAATCTGGGAGACTCTGATACGCCAGTCTACACCAGAACACACAGGCTGGACTGCTCATTCTGACCAGTTTAAAGTTGGCTGGGGTAACCTCTTGCTTGTTTCCTTGTAAACACAAGAATCCTACATAGGGGCAAGATTCTTGCCTCAAATtcatatatctttttctttttcaagtttcttgAGCACTTGGTGCTGGGTCCTGCACTAGGAGCTTTACATGGATTATTTCAGCCCTCTGGTAAGAATCGCTTAGGGGCAGCTGTGGTACAAACTCTAAGCCACACTGTCAGGGTTCAAGAAAGCTCTGTGAGGATGAGGTCCACtggtatctggcacatagtaggtgctcagtaaatatttgcagaatgaatgaataaatgagcacaAATGCTTCTGTCTCTCTTTAAAATCTTAAGAAATTATTGTTCACATATAAGTATTAGAGCTGAGCCAACAACCTTCACCAGATCTTCTTGTAGGTCTCATAAATTTGACCACATAGTTAAGTGGAAAACAGCTTAGAATAAGGGAGGGGGGAAGGCAGCTCAAGAAGACTCTTTAATAtatgttagaatttttaaattggtcCTGAAATTAAGTCACTGCTCAGCACAGGATACAGAGGGAAAAGTGACTGTAATACTTAGCAATAGGAATCTCTGTTATTTAGTCTCACTGACGTGCTCTGCACATCTCCTGGAGCAGAGGTCAGCACACTTTTCTATACCTggccagatagtaagtattttagcCTTTATGGGCCATACACTCTGTCTGAACTAGTCAACTCTGCCATTGCAGTGCAAAAGGAgccatcttaaaaaacaaaaagaatatggctgtgttccaataaaactttatttacaaaaacaagtaacAGGCTACATTTGGCTCATGGCATAGTTTGCCAAGCCCTGGTCTAAAGCATGTCTAACTGTAATAAATCTTCTGTTCCATCTCTGAGAGAGGGTCATGCAGCTAATGCTGCATAGTTCCCTTTTTTAAGACATTAAGCACACCATATATCTTTTACATATCTAAGCCTTTGGCCTTGAAAACTCATTAAACAGCACACCATGAAATTTATTTAACTCTGTTATCTTAGACATAAAGAGAAAGGAGTTTGTAGATCATAAGATTTTCTTGAATGTGTTAAACTGACACAATGTACCATTTTTTAATGGCCTCAAATGAAATCTTAATTTTATGgaatcttatttttattctttttgcatCTCTGAGCCTTCTCATCCTCTCTTTtttgtatgttgtgtgtgtgtatatgttaaaatatacataacaagaTTACtccagttttaagtgtacagttcaaagTACATTCATACCAGTGTGCAACCATTACtaccatccatcttcagaactttCTCATCATCCCTCACTGAAACTCCATAAAACACTTAATTCCCcattctccctccccccaactcctggcagccaccattctactttttatctctatgaatttgactatttaaaatatttctccttttgtgtctggcttatttctcttaggaTGCCTTCATGGTTCATTCATGCTGCAGCATGggtcagaatttcttttctttttaaggttgaataatgttccattgagTACACATGCCACATTCTGTTTGTCCACTCATGTGTCAATGggcttttgggttgtttctaccttttggctactatgaataataatGTTATGATCACTGGTATACAAGTATGTTTGATTcgttgttttcaattcttttgggaaTGTACCTAGTAGtggaattggtggatcatatgatagttgttaagtttttgaggaatcactatacagttttccacagtagctgcaccattttacattcctgccaataATGTGCAAggtttccagtttttccacattcttgccaacacttgttttgggttttttttgtttgtttgtttatttggttggttggttggttaaaACAGAATgctaatggatgtgaagtggtatctcattgtgggtcTCACTTTTTTTATGTCAGTGTTTGTAGTTAGTGTAAAAAATAGTTCATTTAGACACTACATTAATCTGTGTCTCATCTCGTGCAAGTTATATACgtattttttacatatatgtacatttattccTCTCCTAGCTCCAAAATTATGTGAGATGGCTTCTAAGGATATGAAAAcaataagataaataatatttaagtagCTAAATTCATTGCATTGTGGATATAGAAGACTAAAAAAATGAATCCATAGCCAAAATTGGATGAACCCGAGAGTGTTGTAATGTCCTatataattacaaaaattaaagcaataaatTCAATCCTGAACCTCCTAGTGgccaaagaaagaagggaaagagggcCAGTAACATGATTCATTTATTCTAGATGATGAAAGCTCAGGAACAACGCTTTTCTTGGTTCACAGATGTAAGAAATGAGctataactatttttaaacaGATGATTATGTTACACCAGCAGATTGCAGGCTGAAAGCAAACAATTTTTGGTAAACTTAATGATATTGGAATTGGGAATGACTCCCCTAGCCTGATCATTATAAAGCTTATTTTGTGTGTTAAATGGTAGTTTCAAAGTacaattaggaaaataaaaagtcaattcCACATATCTCAGCAGAGCAATAACGTCTATTCCTTTGGACTTTAGTCACTACGTAATGTCATACAACACGTAAGATCTTGAACTGCCTCATACGCGTTTATATATGTACCTGGCATGTCCTTTCCAGGTCACAGATTATAAATGCATATGTTATTTGTACAAATAATCTTCTTAAGAATATACCCTTATCTTCCTTTTGGAAGGAGGGAAAGCTCTTCATGTTCAAATCTGATATTGAAATTTCTGCTTCAACATGAAACTACAGGaattaatgtattattttcaaatttataccAGAAAAAAGACTTCATGATGACTGGATATGTTGTCAAACCAGCTTTCAAGCAGttgaagagcaaagaaaattaaaaataagaatagaagcCATATCAAACAGATGTTTTTAAAGAACTGAGAAAGTGTCAAAATTActtgaaaatggaaagaactgGTCTGAAGTTTTACCAGAAGTTAGGATGAAAGATAAGAATAAATGGCATTTCTTGAGCATTTACCATGTTCTAGGCACTGTTCAGAGTGCTTTGTATTAACTCACTCTTCTAAACAAAGTTATTACCTAATGATCATTCCGGTTTtatagatagggaaactgaggcatggggcAGCTAAGTATCCCTGCTCCAGGTCATACAACCAGGAAGTGTTAGATGTAGGATTCACACATAACCATGCATTCTGGCTCCAGTGGCCACTCACTTACCATTAAGCTGTACTGCCCTTTGATGTTACAGCAAATGAACCAAAGAAGTATTACCAGTGGGCAAAGTAACATCTCAGATTTCTGTTGTGTccctataatttcttttttagggtttttgttttgttttttttttttttttttttttttggtgataaaaCTTACCTTAATTGTCCTTGACATTTCTCTTAATATCCTTGTATAGAATTAAgataagtgattaaaaaaatgaaaaaagttgaaTGATAAAACCTTATGCGGCTACTATAAATTAAGGTTTTACAGTGTTAAGAACAtgggaaaaatgtttataaaatgaattaaggAGCAGGATGTAAATTTATTGGAAGCCCAgcttccccaccccaccgcctGCCTGAACTAttaaaagaaagatggaaaagttTAAATGTGGCTGTCACTGGGTAGGAGAGTTAAAAATaactccttttcttatttttcttaattttccataAAATTTACTTGAATACTTTTAAAgtccaaaaaaaatgaaataaacttcatgttttaaaaagccAATCAGAGCTGTTCTTTACAAAAGCATGATAACAAGTTCTTAGTGATAATCttattgtataatttaaaatcatttccacTCAGCCCCATGCTGTATGAGTGAAGGTGGCATGGTTCAGAATTGCACTGTTGTGTGtagctatttaattttaaaataaagtgaaaatttctGCAATAGTCACATTTCAAGTATTCAGTAGCCACGAGTGGCTAGTAACAGCTTTACCATCATCACTGAAAGTTCTACTGCACAGCACTGGTTTGgaagaaagaacacaaaatttGGAGCCAGATGACGTGGAATCAAGTCCTGATACGAGCCAGTACTTGGTGTGAGAAATGGACGATTTACTCAACCTGAGTCTATCTCCTCATAGACAAATTGGGACTAATGATAATGTCACTTACCATGAAAGGAGATTAAGAAGATCAAGTAAGATAATGCATGTAACAGTTTTCTGAAAACCATACTGTGCTTTACCAGGTAGTTGCTGCTTCATAAATCCCCCAGTTTGATCTTAATCTAGCTCTTTGTGCACTGATTCCACATCCATGAATGATTCATACCAAGAATTATGCTGAATGACACCATAAAAATCACACTTACCAGCTCTTAGCACAGTTCCTAGGACAAGTCTTTGGTAATGTAGATGTTTCATCTCTTGTAAAAAGCCTCGGCACACAGCTCTGTATCTTCTGTAATAACACCTCAGTTTTTTGCTTAACAATGTAAATACATTGCCCTATTTCCATTCCTAAATGAAAAAGACtgtcttaaaaaagaaagcaaacaaatagGCTTTGTCTGCCAAAGAAATAAATGGGGCAAAATGctataatttaaaaggaaatcaaTCTGAGTTGACAGTGCAGGAATTAAGCAAAAGATGTTGCCAACTGCTGGAAGAACATGAGGTTTTCACTGACAATTACAGCTGGTTCTCTATGCTTCAAAGCTGTTGGGATACTGATTAAGCGGAAGTACTtgcttattctgattttttttttctcccaagtcaCTTCTGGTTTTTCCTGCAAAACAACTTGCTTAATTTAGACTGTTTTAACGCTGCATATCCAGAGCGGtcttcatcttcctcctcatTTAACCACCTGACAGTTCAGCGTGAGTCTTGTATGCCttgggggaagaaagaaaggaaggaaggaaaaaggagtcaAGTTCTGGCTCAGCTCGGCGCAGATGCCACActcatcctctccctcctgcctcccccaggtTCCCTCCAGCCGTGGATGCCTTTGACATTATGACCGCAGAGGATTCCACCGCAGCCATGAGCAGCGACTCCGCCGCCGCGTCCTCGGCCAAGGTGCCCGAGGGCGTGGCGGGCGCGCCCAACGAGGCGGCGCTGCTGGCGCTCATGGAGCGCACGGGCTACAGCATGGTGCAGGAGAACGGGCAGCGCAAGTACGGCGGCCCGCCGCCCGGCTGGGAGGGCCCGCACCCGCAGCGCGGCTGCGAGGTCTTCGTGGGCAAGATCCCGCGCGACGTGTACGAGGACGAGCTGGTGCCTGTGTTCGAGGCGGTGGGCCGCATCTACGAGCTGCGCCTCATGATGGACTTCGACGGCAAGAACCGCGGCTACGCCTTCGTCATGTACTGCCACAAGAACGAGGCCAAGCGCGCCGTGCGCGAGCTCAACAACTACGAGATCCGCCCCGGCCGCCTGCTCGGCGTCTGCTGCAGCGTCGACAACTGCCGCCTCTTCATCGGCGGCATCCCCAAGATGAAGAAGCGTGAGGAGATCCTGGAGGAGATCGCCAAGGTCACGGAGGGCGTGCTCGACGTGATCGTCTATGCCAGCGCGGCCGACAAGATGAAGAACCGCGGCTTCGCCTTCGTGGAGTACGAGAGCCACCGCGCCGCCGCCATGGCGCGCCGCAAGCTCATGCCCGGCCGCATCCAGCTGTGGGGCCACCAGATCGCCGTGGACTGGGCCGAGCCCGAGATCGACGTGGACGAGGACGTGATGGAGACCGTGAAGATCCTCTACGTGCGCAACCTCATGATCGAGACCACCGAGGACACCATCAAAAAGAGCTTCGGCCAGTTCAACCCGGGCTGCGTGGAGCGCGTCAAGAAGATCCGCGACTACGCCTTCGTGCACTTCGCCAGCCGCGAGGACGCTGTGCACGCCATGAACAACCTCAACGGCACCGAGCTGGAGGGCTCGTGCCTCGAGGTGACGCTGGCCAAGCCCGTGGACAAGGAACAGTACTCCCGCTACCAGAAGGCGGCCAAGGGCGGCGgcgcggcggaggcggcggtggTACCGCAGCCTAGCTACGTGTACTCCTGTGACCCCTACACGCTGGCCTATTACGGCTACCCCTACAACACGCTCATCGGGCCCAACAGGGACTACTTCGTGAAAGGTTAGTGGGGGCTCTTCGCCCGGGTGGGCCGAGGGAGCTGCGTCCACCAGGCAGGCGGCGTTGGGGCTGTTGTGGCTGTCATTTACTGGCCTGGTGGAGGCGACACCCTGCCCACCCTTGTCTGGGTGTCCAGTTCTGGGTTCTGTTCTTTGCTGGCACTTAAGGCATTCACTTCATTAGCGCTGAGAGAAATGCAGATCATTCGTATGAATGGGGTAGTGGTATAATCATGGGGGCACGCCAGCTCTTGGCGTTCTGCCTTAACAGGGCCTACCCAATTTGCGGCTAGTCCCTAGGTCTCTGGTTTCTTAGGTTGAAACCTACTTGTAAAATTAAATCTTTAGAATGTTGAGGAGAAGGGGGCGCAgtgttgttggggttttttgttttttgttttgttgttgattttaaTCACTAGCTAGCCTATAATGAAACCAGGCATTACTCTAGGAAACAAAATACTTAGGTTCTGGGTCCTGCTCTGCAATTAGCTGGCTCTGTAACTTCAGTAGTCCCTTTAACCTCCCCAGGCCTGCTTTCTCATGCATAGAATGAGGAAGGTGAGCTAGCAGTTCCCCTTCCCCATCTAACTTTTTGTACAGtctgtgaacatttttatttattgaagttgCAGTCGCAGTTCTAGGAACTCACCTTTCAAGTTCATCTCTTGCATTAATCAGATGTCTTAGGATGCATCTAGCTGGAACAGAATGTCTGAGCATCTTCCCAGCTGGCTGAAGAGCAGAGATGTAGCCACCTGCAACTTAGACCTGGGGCAAACACCTAAGTGCCAAGAACCTTGAGTTAAGCTCTGCCTTCTGTACTGTCACTATTGGCGGCTCATCaccttttgtgtttttattataagCAGGCAGCATAAGAGGCCGGGGTCGAGGTGCGGCTGGCAACagagccccagggcccaggggtTCCTACCTTGGGGGATATTCTGCTGGCCGCGGTATATATAGCCGATAtcatgaaggaaaaggaaaacaacaagaaaaaggatACGAACTTGTACCGAATTTGGAAATCTCTGCCGTCAATCCAGTAGCCATTAAACCTGGTGCAGGTCAGTATAAACCAGAGTGAGAATGCATCTATTCAGCCTGAACCCCAACCCCCTCTTTGAAGTGACCCCAAGACTTCCTTGGGTACTTCCCTCTGCCTGTGGGTTCCTCTTCTCAGAGCAGCCGGAGATTAGGCAAGGAAGGTGGCCTCCTGGGCCTTCTTATCTAGAACTTAGGGGGATAGTCTAGTTTTGACCACATTCAAGTCAAACTTTCTGGTGGTGGGTTTTTCAAATGGACGGGCACCAGTTGTTAGGCTTTTTCTCAGTTAGGCAGATTCTTGGGTTcggggagggggcaggttggGTAGAAAAATACGAAGCTCTTCTGTATCTTCTACCAGctaaaaactttcttttccttactcAAGCCTGTTTCTACCCCAGCCATTAGAAGCCAGAGGTTGCAGCTCATTGCTGGTTCTAAGCGTTGTTGGGAAGGGTAGAAAATTCCCCTTCAGGAGCAAATAACACGACTTGTCCTTTATCGTGGTCTTAACAAACCAGCATGCCTGGGGGCAAGTTTTTGCAGCTAATTTCCAGCTTTTATTTCCGCCTCTTGCTGGATCAGtagattgggggtgggggcactcaGGTAACTCAAGCCATGGACCTTGAACTTTGCTCACCCTCCGGGCTCCACAAGCCAGTTTTCCAACGTTGTTTGTGCCCATTGGTCATTTCACGTGAGATCTTCCTTGCGATCGTAACCTGCAAGGAGCTGTATTTAACTCCATTGTGTGAGCCTGGCACAAACTCCCTAATTGCACATACCACACAAGCACCCAAACACATGGGAAATCCGATGTGATCCCTTCCAAGCTCAGCCGCTCAGATTTTCTGCTACTATGCACTCCCTCCCCGGCTGGAACAGACCTGGGGGAGCTGTGCATGTGGGGTGTAGGTTGGCATTGGCCACATAGGGCTCACAAAGCATTTTCCCAGAGCTTTCTTTTGAAGtaatccagtgattttttttttaatgcctatgAAAAAATTCTGCAATTTTTGCAGTTAAGTGACTAAATTTTCTTATAAAGGCCATTGGTGCTCTAAGCAGTGTAAGACTGATCTTGTTTCTCTTGTAATTCCATTTAACAGAGCCTGGGAGTTGTCCCTTTTACTTGTTGGGAAAGGGACTCCTGTTGGCAGTAGCTTAAGTGATAGCTTAGGATTCATCTAAAGAAAAGAACTCTTAAACAGTCTTTAAGCATATAGTTGTGTTCTGGGGCATGAGGTAGAAAATCTTGTGGGCTGATAGCCAGAATAGTCCAGAGTTACTCGGTACAGCCCCAGCGGCACTCAAACTCATAATCCTTTCTGGGCCCCATCCCCTGGCCTCTATTTCTGATTCATCCAGAAAATTAGAACTTTGTATTTTAGG
The nucleotide sequence above comes from Camelus dromedarius isolate mCamDro1 chromosome 1, mCamDro1.pat, whole genome shotgun sequence. Encoded proteins:
- the RBM47 gene encoding RNA-binding protein 47 isoform X3; its protein translation is MTAEDSTAAMSSDSAAASSAKVPEGVAGAPNEAALLALMERTGYSMVQENGQRKYGGPPPGWEGPHPQRGCEVFVGKIPRDVYEDELVPVFEAVGRIYELRLMMDFDGKNRGYAFVMYCHKNEAKRAVRELNNYEIRPGRLLGVCCSVDNCRLFIGGIPKMKKREEILEEIAKVTEGVLDVIVYASAADKMKNRGFAFVEYESHRAAAMARRKLMPGRIQLWGHQIAVDWAEPEIDVDEDVMETVKILYVRNLMIETTEDTIKKSFGQFNPGCVERVKKIRDYAFVHFASREDAVHAMNNLNGTELEGSCLEVTLAKPVDKEQYSRYQKAAKGGGAAEAAVVPQPSYVYSCDPYTLAYYGYPYNTLIGPNRDYFVKAGSIRGRGRGAAGNRAPGPRGSYLGGYSAGRGIYSRYHEGKGKQQEKGYELVPNLEISAVNPVAIKPGAVAIPAIGAQYSMFQAAPAPKMMEDGKIHTMEHMISPIAVQPDPASAAAAAAAAAVIPAVSTPPPFQGRPITPVYTVAPNVQRIPTAGIYGASYVPFAAPATATIATLQKNAAAAAAVYGGYAGYIPQAFPAAAIQVPIHDVYQTY
- the RBM47 gene encoding RNA-binding protein 47 isoform X1, producing the protein MVLKGIPLPACGRREPAGRESSRCLAGFASKDTPEIELRNPKEAARVSLCILTLHRVKDQTDQISGFWFPPAVDAFDIMTAEDSTAAMSSDSAAASSAKVPEGVAGAPNEAALLALMERTGYSMVQENGQRKYGGPPPGWEGPHPQRGCEVFVGKIPRDVYEDELVPVFEAVGRIYELRLMMDFDGKNRGYAFVMYCHKNEAKRAVRELNNYEIRPGRLLGVCCSVDNCRLFIGGIPKMKKREEILEEIAKVTEGVLDVIVYASAADKMKNRGFAFVEYESHRAAAMARRKLMPGRIQLWGHQIAVDWAEPEIDVDEDVMETVKILYVRNLMIETTEDTIKKSFGQFNPGCVERVKKIRDYAFVHFASREDAVHAMNNLNGTELEGSCLEVTLAKPVDKEQYSRYQKAAKGGGAAEAAVVPQPSYVYSCDPYTLAYYGYPYNTLIGPNRDYFVKAGSIRGRGRGAAGNRAPGPRGSYLGGYSAGRGIYSRYHEGKGKQQEKGYELVPNLEISAVNPVAIKPGAVAIPAIGAQYSMFQAAPAPKMMEDGKIHTMEHMISPIAVQPDPASAAAAAAAAAVIPAVSTPPPFQGRPITPVYTVAPNVQRIPTAGIYGASYVPFAAPATATIATLQKNAAAAAAVYGGYAGYIPQAFPAAAIQVPIHDVYQTY
- the RBM47 gene encoding RNA-binding protein 47 isoform X2, translated to MVLKGIPLPACGRREPAGRESSRCLAGFASKDTPEIELRNPKEAARVSLCILTLHRVKDQTDQISGFWFPPAVDAFDIMTAEDSTAAMSSDSAAASSAKVPEGVAGAPNEAALLALMERTGYSMVQENGQRKYGGPPPGWEGPHPQRGCEVFVGKIPRDVYEDELVPVFEAVGRIYELRLMMDFDGKNRGYAFVMYCHKNEAKRAVRELNNYEIRPGRLLGVCCSVDNCRLFIGGIPKMKKREEILEEIAKVTEGVLDVIVYASAADKMKNRGFAFVEYESHRAAAMARRKLMPGRIQLWGHQIAVDWAEPEIDVDEDVMETVKILYVRNLMIETTEDTIKKSFGQFNPGCVERVKKIRDYAFVHFASREDAVHAMNNLNGTELEGSCLEVTLAKPVDKEQYSRYQKAAKGGGAAEAAVVPQPSYVYSCDPYTLAYYGYPYNTLIGPNRDYFVKGSIRGRGRGAAGNRAPGPRGSYLGGYSAGRGIYSRYHEGKGKQQEKGYELVPNLEISAVNPVAIKPGAVAIPAIGAQYSMFQAAPAPKMMEDGKIHTMEHMISPIAVQPDPASAAAAAAAAAVIPAVSTPPPFQGRPITPVYTVAPNVQRIPTAGIYGASYVPFAAPATATIATLQKNAAAAAAVYGGYAGYIPQAFPAAAIQVPIHDVYQTY